In Anopheles bellator chromosome 2, idAnoBellAS_SP24_06.2, whole genome shotgun sequence, the genomic stretch GCACACTGGTTCCACTCCGAAGACGTCACCAGCCAAAGAAACGGCTCCGGCGCCAGCAGAACCAGCAGCGCCCGAAGCagcacctgctgctgcggaagcGGCTCCCGCGGacgcaccggcggcggaggctGCGCCTGCCGAAGCCGCCCCGGCCGCGGAAGCTGCTCCGGCCGAAGCTGCTCCGGCGGAAGCTGCTCCGGCGGAAGCTGCTCCGGCAGAGGCAGCTCCGGCCGAGGCACCCGCAGCCGAAGCACCTGCCTCGTAAACTGTATTCGCTCGCTTCCGTATGCCAGCTTCTTCGTCCCGAAAACCTATACCTGCACCCCGACCTCGCTCCTTTGTTGGCCGTCGTTTTATTCTGCTTTTCGAATCGTAACCATGCTCTGCAGTTAACTTTGCTGTCGCGTTGCGAAACAGCCGCCATTTTTATATGCACAATAAATGAAATGTACTAAAATTCGATTGATGGAACTAAAAGAAATGAGCCAGGAACAAAAAGGCTACgcagccccggcccggcagagGTCTGTGGCAGCTTTTGGCAGCTTTTTCCTATAATCGCCTCAACTCACAAGCTGTGCGCTTGCGCGTGCTTTCATGCCGAATGAAGATCACCAACCATTTTTATCCCTGCGAGTCCATCGGTTACGTTGTCTTATTTATCCTAAATGTATGAattccttttcgtttcttttaaCTTTTATCCAAACGTATACGTGTGTTCCCGCGCACCATTTATCACATCAACTCTCTTTCTCACGACGCGCCATCATTTCCCGGGATGCAGACGAACTCGTCATGGAGAAGGAGAAGTACAGGGAAATTGGAGACGATCTCGACACTGCCTTCGTCGAGCTTATTCTCAAGGAATAAGTCCCCGTCGGTGCTGGACAACTGGGCAGGGCGTTTTTCCGTTCAGACGCAAACTATATCATTGGTATCAACATCGAAGGCAGCCACCACCGCGGCGCTGCACGGAAATGACGCGTCCGTCACGATCAAGATCAGTCACAGCCGAAAGAACACCCAAACAAAAGGaagcttccgttccgttttcgaagccttcgccgccagcagcagtagcagccgCTGGGTGACGCAATGCGTATCTGTCCTGTTCAATAGCAACTCCCTGGTCGCACTCGGTTACAAAAGGACATAGCTGACATCCGCGGATCAGTTTTTCTAATGGTTGTGGATGACATTAAGCGATGCCTCGCTGCTGTTATTTTTCCAATACACGCATAGTAGGACGATCTTGTCCGCCGTATTTCCACTTAGCGGAATCTTCTAAGCGTAAAACCCGACGACGCTATTGCCTACTATATGTCAAGAACTCAAGATCCAAACTAAGAGGgggctgatgctgttggtaGTGTGGGGCGATGAGAGTGGATCGGTTTTGCTTCATACAAGCGAGAAGAGCAAGTTTTATCATTGAAGCAACAACATCCATGAACGCTGAGTATCTTCTTTATTTCGATGTATTATGATATGTTTATTATAAAAGTAAAACCGCTGAGAGAAAATCCAACAATAAAGAGCTAAGTGAAATTATATGAAAAAAGGATATTCAAGAACAAAGATACAACTCGATTGGAGGAAGCACGTGTGTTAtgagtttttctttgttgtgcTCTGTAAAGAAATATGATTTTCCTTTCTGCAAATTTtataattgattaaaatttgttttttttccgttggtATTAAATATATGAAGTTATGTAGAAATTTGTTTGTTGACGTTATTTGTTGATTACACCACGCCTTTTATTCGAATGATTGtaagtattattattttagcCACTATCGTTACTCATTAGATGTTATTGTTACCGGTTTTTCTTGTTGTAGATTACAAATACTTTTTGTCTACTCATGCAAAAATAGTCTGTAATGCTTTTTGGcgattttttattactttgtaCGAACGGTTAGATGTGGTGCGTTAGAGGATTCACGCACGTTTACCTATTGATGATGTTAGTCGtcatcgatttttgttttcctcaatttaattagcatattaataaataaatttgtggttttgtttttattcgagatttttaaatgcaaatctATTGCATGGCTATTTGATACGTTTATCTTCTGTTCCAATTTCGTACAATTGTCAGGGTTTTACATCGATTATCTCTCCACTTGAGCTTGAGATAAGGCGTCCATCACTCAATGTGCATTtagagtgtttttgtttaaattaattgaatttggaATAATTTGGCGAAGTAAACAATCACGTTTCCAAACAATTATATCACAATGTACTACCAGAAAATTTAATCAGCTATAGAATGGTTTAACAAGTTGAAAAGTGATACGAGTCATTCAATGCTGCTTTTCTAAAGTCCATAAATCAAGATAGTTCGAGGACAATTATTGCAAACGCTTTCTACTTCTAgtcactttcttttttatgtttattgcaGATGATCTCAACAAGGAGAAATCAAAGTACAAAGCGGTTGCTGCCGAGTTGGACTTAACATTTGCTGACCTGTCCGGATACTAACAAATGCGCTGCCCAGTATATGCCATCACGGAAAATGCAATACAAAAGAGAACACAAACTGGGGAATAATAACTCTTATAGAAAGTTTCTCTTTAGTAATGCAGTTTGTGTTTGTCACTAAGAGCCAATATGCTTGACTAAGAAATGAGTTACAACGGGGACTATCGGATGCTTTACAATCACAAATAATACATTCCAAATGAAATATGagttaaatttttgtttgaaaccaCTTTCCTCATGACATTCCCTAAACTTATCGGGaagtaaaaatattatttcgtACTTTCTGTTACTAAAATAACTGTTTGGTTTCCACTTACTGTTGCAACGGATTGTTGTACATAGAAAAAAGTTTGATAAGGAAAGTACTTAACATTTTTAACAAACAAGTAAGACAAATCACTAGCCCACGGTCCACGAGATGCTTTGTCTTCGGCTTGCTGAGAAATGGTGTTGCTATTCTTCCATTATGATCAACTTACCGAGATGTTCGAGGTGTATTGATAAAAAAGATAAAGTAAGAGGCTTTTTAGAAATTCGCTTGGTGGAAGGATTTGAGTTATTGTGCGCTGAGTAACGAAACTAATCTTAGAAAAGGACTAAGGAAATTTATCTTGTGAACCGCttttgtgatttttgcacttCGTGTGGCGAGTACAGCGGAAGCTATGAGGTGATACCACCATGGTGTGAGATATAAGAATTGTATTCTTTTCCGCATTCGAAGAGAAAACCTTGAGTGTAAACGTGCTAATCGagagaaatataaaaaaaacgattcaatGAAAGTGTAtgtgaattgttttatttatacgCGTAATTTTTCACGAAGATCGATCGTTGGTTAGAGGTAGGagtaattgtttttcttaattGTAGCCACTAAATAACAGGATAACGACTTTCTGCGTCGAGAATCATCGGAATGTAGTTCTGTACTTCGGTGAAAGCCACGTACTTATTGTTGTCACATCCACCGGTGGCGGCTCGTGGGGCTGAGCTTACCACGCCATAGAGGTAGTAAACGGTCTCGCCGTTGGTTTCCTTGGCCAGCGCAAACCCTCCGCCACTGTCACCCTGACAgacaccggttccggtacggGGATCGCCGGCGCAGAACTTGTCACCCGTCAGGAACGGTCGGTACGCTATTGGTGAAAATTCCCTGCACGTTACGTAGTCTACCGTGGGAATATCGATCACCTTCAGCACGGAACTCAGCACACCGGTGCTGGTTGTGAaaccccagccagccacacgCCCGAGACTGTTCGGTTTGATACGTTTCTCACTCTCAGTCCGTAGGTTTCGCTCCAAGCATATCGGTCGGATGTACGTTCGAAACGAGATGAAATCGCTTAGCACCACGATGGCGATGTCCAGATTGTAGTACCCCGAGAAGTCCTGATACTGCGGCTGGTGCAATATTTCCTGCAGCTGGAAGATCTGCACCGGCAGTGCCTCGATGGTGGCCAGATCTCGACGGTACTTCCCGGCGACTATGCGAAAAAAGCGCTTATCGAAGAATCCTTCCGAAGCCCAAAAGCAGTGCGCTGCTGTCACTACCAGGCGCTCGGTGAGGATGGTGCCGCCGCAAACATACTGCCAGTCCGCTGACCGCACATCGGCCAGGGTTTggttgtttaaatttttgtaAATTGCGACATGCCATGGTACTTCGGtgattgaaacgtttcggCCTCCGATGATATAAGCTTCCGCGTCGGGCGTTGGGGTACCGCAAACTGGGTCGCAGTGAAAAACGGAACTGTCCCACGAGCCGTCGATGCAGGTGAGCGTTTCGTTGACCGGATCGAGCGGTTTTTGGTAGCCGACCCGACATCCAATTCGAACAGTTGTCGTCGGGGGCAGCGGTCGTTTGCACGTTATCTGTCGCCGCTGGTGCTCGCAGAAGGGTTCGATCGTAATACCGTTGATCGGTATTTCGGAACAGTACTCTGCGGATAAAAAAGGAATTGTTAATGATGGGGAAAAACGTCGACAACATGTTCCCGAAGGTTACTTTCGCAAAGCGGAAACTGATCCATCCATTCGCCATCGAGACAGACTATTGTGGCCGCTCCCTTGATCGTGTACTTCTCGTTACAGACTATGTGAACCGAGTTGTAGTTTTCGATAAACTCTCCCGGTAGGATCGGGACGGTTTGAACGCTCTCGTCTAGCACAATACGACCGTTTCTTGGCGGCTGCGGGACAAAGCACGAGCCGGGTGGTCCAGTTACCCTCACTGGAGCTTGTGTGGTTGTCGAAGTGGTAGTCGTCGATCGAATCGGTGTTGCTGTGGTCGAAGGAGATGGTCTTCCGCACAACATCGAATCCTCATCCGAACCATCCCGGCAATCAATTACACCGTCGCATTTGGAGTATCCCCCGATGCACGCTCCGTAGCTACAGCGGAACGAAAACGATGGACAAAACACAACGCTGCACAGCTGCTGGCTTTCGTCTGACCCATCGACGCAGTCTTCTTGACCGTCGCAAACTTGATCGGCCGCAATGCACTCAGAAGAGTGACAATTGAATTCAGTGTTCCTGAAAAAAGAAGTCAAATACCGGGCTTCATTAGCGTCATCACCACCACTGCTTACACCCAGCAACACTTACGAACAATTTCCGTGTGCGGCCAGCAGCGGCCCGGAGCTTCCGGGGCAGTGAGCATGCTCGTCGGAATGGTCGGCGCACTCGCGAACTCCGTTGCACATTGCATTCCCATCCACGCAAGCACCGTACTGGCAGCGAAAAGCATAGCTTGGGCAGCGGATAAAGGCGCAGCTCTTGGAGGTTTCATCCGAACCGTCCTTGCAGTCGATTACACCGTCACATTGTTGATGGGACTCGATGCATTGGCCACTGTGACACTTCCATTCGTAGTAGTTGCACACTTTCCGTCGATCTCGGTACAATCCTGCAAAGCGCGATTGAGGCATCGTCACAGAGTGCCGGGGAAATCCCTCAAACAAGCAACACGCTGAGGTGTCGAACCGTTTGCAGTGACTGTACTTACCCGCGGATTCTTGCAGCAAGATCGCGAAGTATAACCATGCGATTAGCAGAATAACTTGTTTGCTGCACATTTACAGATCGTTTTCAAATAGTTATCATTTCACCGGAACTAGTTGGGCACTGCTTTCGAGAGCCAACGCGTGAAATAGCTTCTGACTTTGTCAGGCTCCAGCACGAACTGTTGGCGATACGGATGATCGCGAAACGGGAAGAATGCACGATTATCGCAGCCTCCACCACTGTGCGCGTGTTCGTGAGAACCTGTTTTCGAAGCGCGATGATGAGCGCGAGGCCGTGGAGCGCACATTGTCTCTACGCCGATCAGCGAAACAAATAATCTGGATCCGATGCGTTAATGCCATGAGCCCTCGGAGGGAGCCGCGAGCCCaggccggttccgggccgtGTTTGGGTTTCACGGTGGAGAATATCACTCCCACCAAAAGCCTAGCTAATCGCTCTCAAATGCCGCTACTGATAATTGAGCGAAATCCGAATCGGAGGTCATCTATTTGACTCGTTGTGTCTGCTACGCTAgtgctttgttttgaaatcatttttactttttgtgaAGCCaacggaagcaaaaaaaaaacgatgatcATGCTGACGCTTCGTCGAGCTGTGATACACATTTAAAAATCAGTTGATAAGTTATTAGGTAAGCGCAGCAGGAATGAATTGTTCActctttgttttatttgacaCAATTACTCTAATCCATATATGTACAATCAATTATGTACgcgaatcaatcaaatgcAGCGAGATGGTGCGAATGACTGCCCTGCCCAGACGACTGCCCAGCAATTCGCAGTTCCAAGTCAGGTCGTCGTCGGGCAGAAGCAGAAAAGTTAACTCGAGCAAAGAGTGTCGCCGATCAAGATGCAAGGAGCCAACCGTCTACTTTGCCCGAATGATCGTTCCCCAAAGTAGAAGACAGCGCTTTGTACAATGTGGTTCTCGATCAAATGCGTACCAATATTATTTAGAATGTTATGAAAATGAGAATACtcaataaacattttatgacTTCTTTAAAATGTTGTATCGGTTTATAGAACATTTTTCTGTAGTACAAATAGATACTTCAATGCAAGTGCCAATTTTGAGTGGACAttaaaaattacaataaaactaaaagaaaatgtaattgCTCTTTGTCTACTTGTCTACTTTGTctatatttaaatttcattagTTGCTGTTTAGAAAGATGACAATGTGAACTATAATTTCCTATAACTAAATTCTAAAATACATGTCAAATACTGCATATGTTTACAAATGTgcaaactttttcccacaaaaaagCCAAATAGCGCAACAAATCTTGAATCCAAAAATTTCAAGTGTGCGATATAAAATATAGAACATGCGCTGCGTTGTCCGGACCTGCTCTGTCTGACTACCACTTGTTTCCAATTCTATTTCGGAAGAAGcatttttatgaaaacaatTCGTCCACTTTCGGTAATGACGTGTAAGCAATCGTGTCCAAGAAACGAGAGACGTGTTTTCCGATGGGTTGATTAGATTaaccataaaatattattaaaaaattacataaaattttaatagGAAAAGTAAATAGAAACTTCATAAGGATTATTATTAAagacattgttttttttttcttcaaaaattgaaaacacattttggatactttttatatgaCGCACATTTACGAATGCGATCTCTATTGCACAAAAAATCTATCTTCATTACGCGGCCGCATTCATTCACCTTTCATGCATGGCCAGAAGTTTTGGGTCGACGTTGTTGGTCGTCCTACATTACATTGGACCACCGTCAACCGGCCAAACCGAGCCCCAAAACGAAGAATAGATGCTGGTgggtgatgatgaaaatttcatatttttttcagATATTTTGGGAGCACGAGGCGCACGGCCTCGCAATTCGCGTTCTCGCGGTGTCGGTATCCGTAACCGTGGGCAATGGAAAAATTGGGTGAAAACCGagtgaaaacaataaaaaagggatCAAAATCTTTCCAAAATTAGAACCGACGTGAGCCGAAAATCTAAACAAAACGCGAAAAACAACTTTCCGTTCATGGCTCGGAAGCGTTCGGTTCGCACTTGTTTTGTAAGGACACCACAGGGGTTCCACGGGCGCAATCCTACACGCGACTTATATGCCACCTCCACATGGTTTAGTGCGGAAAAATGCGCATGCgatatttttcttctgccttGCCGATCGCCGGATGATCGAGGGGACTACGACCCACGCTTTCGTGAGCGATCGGCTTGAAGTTTCCCTCGCGTGTATTGAAGTGGGCCGAAGTCGGCTTCGCTGTCGATAGGGGAAAACCGAAGCCACCTGGGGAAACTAGCCAGTGCCGCGGTGTTCTGGGTCCCTGAGTCGACGGGTGACGTCACCGTTCTCGGCAGTGGCATACCGAACGCAcgattttccccgtttctgCACGCACGAAAATGTTCGTCTATCGAAGCGATCGTGCATCTGGTCTGTGGTTGTGTGCGTCGGTTTTAAGGGTCAATCGGAGTTTTCCTCGTATTGCGCTACTCAGTGCTATCGTGTTTTTAGTCTTGCGAGGATTTGAGTGAAAGCGCTCaggttggttttgttgtttttagtCGAATTTTTCACCAAAGCAGAATTTACTTAAATACCTAACTCACAGTCAGGCGTTCTGCAAATGTTAGCAACAGTATAAGTTTGGTGCGCTAGAGGCTTcagcaggaacaggaactCTATGAACCGTGTCCTGTGCTCATTAATGTGCAACGGCAGCGCGGAAACAACGTAAAGTCCGTGTGCGAAGTACCGAGTTGGTTTGCAATAATATGTCGGGCAAAGGAATGCGAAGTCGTAGTGGCTACTCAACTATATTCGCGATCACTTCGAAAGTGCCctgcggggacacacaggTGTCTGTGGAAGCCCCGGTCAACCGAACAAAATATGTCCAAAAATAGCCTGCATTTCGGGAGGCAAATTTCACGAAACCGTGAAAATTACCCGCCTGAAGCCTGAATCGCTCGATGGCGGCCCACGTAATGTACCGGCCGAGCGAGTGTGTTAGTAAGAGATAGAAAAAGGCTGCGCCTATCTATAAATAGTACACACATTGAGTTCGAATTGAGTAACCGTCCGTTgagtttttttcatttcgatttgcCCGAGTCCGTGTCCATCTGCTTACCAGACTAAGTTCACACAAGCTGATCGATGATTCATCGATCTTTTGTCTTCAACTGCAGTCACTGGGCGTAGGAATTACCTTTTCCTCGcggaaaaaaatgtgaatACATGCCTGAATCAGTCTAGTTATAGTGAAGTATGTTAGTGACGGCTTATTATTAGCCCATGATCGGTGAAGAATATTTCCTCTTATAGGCGTGTGTGTCCGTCCACAGTCCGTAGTATGTGGCCCCGGCGAGCTATTTTTACTATGGGATGCGCACAACTGGTGCGCATTCGCAATGCGTGTTGCGTATGTACGGTTGCGATTCGTGGGAGAGTTGCGCAGATCATAGCCCCCAAGTCCGCAGTGTCTTCTCTACCAgccatttcttccatttttcgtTGCGCACATTTATAATGAAATACAATTGCTCCCCGCACACACTGCGGAATGGTTTATGATTTTACGAAAATAAACAGCGGTCGAGTTTCTCTGGCAGCACGGGGAAGGTCGCGATGCCAACGAAATACATGTACATGGCGCAAGCCTTACTGGAGCGAGTCTAACGGCAAAATTCTAAAATTAGGACCTCCGACGGAGCAAAGCAGAGCAGATTGTTCTGCAAACGGCTGCGTATTGGTTGCTTACAACaagttgttttttcgttctatGCTCCGTAGGATCGTTAGGATCCACGAAAGTCGCTGCTTTTCGTTCCGAACTGAAAGATCAAACGTATTTTGACGTTTTCGCGAAAGGGTTAACATCAACACCAAATAATTCTTAGGTCACCGACTCAGCAAAATTATGATACCgaaacgttttttttatccATCTCACAGCTAGCACCCACAAGGGACAACTCcttcctgtattttttcttctggtACGAGgttagcaaaaacaaacagccaaAATGGACGCGATCAAGAAGAAAATGCAGGCGATGAAGATCGAGAAGGACAATGCACAGGACAAGGCCGACACCTGTGAAAATCAGGCCAAAGAGGCCAACCTCCGTGCCGACAAGATCATGGAGGAGGTCGCTGAGCTGACCAAGCGCCTGGAGCAGGTCACTCAGGATCACGAGAAGTTCAAGGCCACTCTGGAGCAGGCCACCAAGGACTGCGAGGAGAAGGACAAACTGCTCACCTCCACCGAAGCCAATGTTGCCGCCCTCACCCGCAAGGTGCAACAGGTTGAGGAGGATCTGGAAAAGTCTGAGGAACGCTCGTCCGCCGCCCTGTCCAAGCTGCTAGAGGCCACCCAATCGGCTGACGAGAACAACCGGTAAACGCTGCGCGTCCTCAGGTTACGAGTTGACGATCATACGCTCAttcgtgttgtttttgcaGTATGTGCAAAGTGTTGGAGAACCGTTCCCAGCAGGATGAGGAGCGTATGGATCAGCTGTCCAACCAGCTGAAGGAAGCGCGTATGCTCGCTGAAGACGCTGACACCAAGTCCGATGAAGTGTCTCGTAAGCTGGCCTTCGTTGAAGACGAGCTGGAAGTCGCTGAAGACCGTGTGAAGTCGGGTGAGGCCAAGATCATGGAGCTTGAGGAAGAGTTGAAGGTCAGTTTGGGCGCAAGCTGTGGTCCATTCGGTTGCTCTAAATGCTGCCGCTCTTTTTTTGTAGGTTGTCGGTAACTCTCTGAAATCTCTGGAAGTGTCAGAAGACAAGGCCAACCAGAGAGTAGAAGAATTCAAACGCCAGCTCAAGACTCTGACCATCAAACTGAAGGAAGCGGAAACTCGTGCCGAGAACGCCGAGAAGAACGTCAAGAAACTGCAGAAGGAGGTCGACAGACTAGAAGGTACGTCCCACTCTTGGCGTTCCCCAAATGTAGCTAATTATTGTCTGTTGCAATTGGTTCACTAGCGAGTGTAGTACCAATTATCCCACATCGAAACGAAGACCACACCACGGAAcatctttcggttcggtggttcactaacacgcacacatgccGATGGTAACAGTAATGTTACTATTGATCTTCGaagaacacacacacagacacgcacactTACGCACGAACACTTTCTATCTATGCTGTATGCTGACTTGCATTAACTGAGCTGTAAATAGCCGTACGAGTGCTTTTGCTGATTGCCAAACTCGATCGTAGCCCCGAAGGCTGTCTAGTAGTCATTTCAGGTCACTCGAGAAACTGTCACACACCCACGTTCAAGCGGATCCAACGCCCGCTGATCCTGTGTACGATCGTGACAGTGCTATTGGCAGATCCCAGCTGGCCCCGGAAATACCACGGAACAACCAATCCTAACAACTGCCTTTCTGTAATCTCTTGCAGACAAACTGATGAACGAAAAGGAGAAGTACAAAGCGATCTGCGACGATCTGGATTCGACCTTCGCCGAACTTACCGGATACTAAACTGCACGCTAACTTCCGTCTTAACGATAGGC encodes the following:
- the LOC131209146 gene encoding tropomyosin-1 isoform X2 yields the protein MDAIKKKMQAMKIEKDNAQDKADTCENQAKEANLRADKIMEEVAELTKRLEQVTQDHEKFKATLEQATKDCEEKDKLLTSTEANVAALTRKVQQVEEDLEKSEERSSAALSKLLEATQSADENNRMCKVLENRSQQDEERMDQLSNQLKEARMLAEDADTKSDEVSRKLAFVEDELEVAEDRVKSGEAKIMELEEELKVVGNSLKSLEVSEDKANQRVEEFKRQLKTLTIKLKEAETRAENAEKNVKKLQKEVDRLEDELGTNKDRYKSLADEMDSTFAELAGY
- the LOC131209146 gene encoding tropomyosin-2 isoform X1, with translation MDAIKKKMQAMKIEKDNAQDKADTCENQAKEANLRADKIMEEVAELTKRLEQVTQDHEKFKATLEQATKDCEEKDKLLTSTEANVAALTRKVQQVEEDLEKSEERSSAALSKLLEATQSADENNRMCKVLENRSQQDEERMDQLSNQLKEARMLAEDADTKSDEVSRKLAFVEDELEVAEDRVKSGEAKIMELEEELKVVGNSLKSLEVSEDKANQRVEEFKRQLKTLTIKLKEAETRAENAEKNVKKLQKEVDRLEDKLMNEKEKYKAICDDLDSTFAELTGY
- the LOC131209319 gene encoding modular serine protease-like yields the protein MCSKQVILLIAWLYFAILLQESAGLYRDRRKVCNYYEWKCHSGQCIESHQQCDGVIDCKDGSDETSKSCAFIRCPSYAFRCQYGACVDGNAMCNGVRECADHSDEHAHCPGSSGPLLAAHGNCSNTEFNCHSSECIAADQVCDGQEDCVDGSDESQQLCSVVFCPSFSFRCSYGACIGGYSKCDGVIDCRDGSDEDSMLCGRPSPSTTATPIRSTTTTSTTTQAPVRVTGPPGSCFVPQPPRNGRIVLDESVQTVPILPGEFIENYNSVHIVCNEKYTIKGAATIVCLDGEWMDQFPLCEKYCSEIPINGITIEPFCEHQRRQITCKRPLPPTTTVRIGCRVGYQKPLDPVNETLTCIDGSWDSSVFHCDPVCGTPTPDAEAYIIGGRNVSITEVPWHVAIYKNLNNQTLADVRSADWQYVCGGTILTERLVVTAAHCFWASEGFFDKRFFRIVAGKYRRDLATIEALPVQIFQLQEILHQPQYQDFSGYYNLDIAIVVLSDFISFRTYIRPICLERNLRTESEKRIKPNSLGRVAGWGFTTSTGVLSSVLKVIDIPTVDYVTCREFSPIAYRPFLTGDKFCAGDPRTGTGVCQGDSGGGFALAKETNGETVYYLYGVVSSAPRAATGGCDNNKYVAFTEVQNYIPMILDAESRYPVI